In Rattus rattus isolate New Zealand chromosome 3, Rrattus_CSIRO_v1, whole genome shotgun sequence, one genomic interval encodes:
- the LOC116895532 gene encoding late cornified envelope protein 3D-like, giving the protein MSCQQSQKQCQPPPKCPSPKCSPKCPPKSTAQCLPAASSCCATSSGGCSVPSSEGGCCLSHHRRRSHRCRRRSSSSCDRGSGQQSGGSGCGHSSGGCC; this is encoded by the coding sequence ATGTCCTGCCAGCAGAGCCAGAAGCAGTGCCAGCCTCCTCCCAAGTGCCCCTCCCCAAAGTGCTCCCCAAAGTGTCCCCCAAAGAGCACAGCACAGTGTCTGCCTGCAGCCTCTTCCTGCTGTGCTACAAGCTCTGGGGGCTGcagtgtccccagctctgagggaGGCTGCTGCCTGAGCCACCACAGGCGCAGGTCCCACAGATGCAGGCGCAGGAGCTCCAGTTCCTGTGACCGTGGCAGTGGTCAGCAGTCTGGGGGGTCGGGCTGTGGCCACAGCTCTGGGGGCTGCTGCTGA